In Ascaphus truei isolate aAscTru1 chromosome 12, aAscTru1.hap1, whole genome shotgun sequence, the following are encoded in one genomic region:
- the LOC142464288 gene encoding general transcription factor II-I repeat domain-containing protein 2-like, with amino-acid sequence MRQEKLKELKLGLKKQQFMFTKVSQESEAAVHASYVLSELIAKHSKPFTEGDFIKECLIKAAEIVCPASVKAFQVISLSRNTVAERVTDLAGNISDQIKAKSSSFEAFSIACDESTDIGGVAQLAVFLRPCDTDFKIFEELLELVPMRDTTTGQDIFDCVYELLQKYNLPLSKITSVATDGAPSMTGKTNGFVALLRKKQSEIYEGSKIHHTHCIIHQEVLCTKVINMENVLTSIKKIINFIRSRGLNQRQFSAFLSELDSEYSGLSYYTEVRWLSCSKVLKQFWDLKEEICQFLITKNQDTSLFSDLVWLQDLSFMVDITKHLYDLNLRLQGKDQIITNMCDQVKTFKCKLVVWEKQLKNEDLTHFPTCNMNKSSLDKTASYQRYAEKLLSLRTEFERRFADFNSLEDKFYLFSSIFSINIESVPNHMQMEVIEIQCDSVLKAKYSEVGVPEFYKYLPAMFENTRKFAYEIISMFGSTYRCLSVRAVIFTYERK; translated from the coding sequence ATGAGACAAGAGAAGTTGAAAGAGCTCAAGTTGGGACTGAAAAAACAACAGTTCATGTTTACTAAAGTATCACAAGAGAGTGAAGCGGCGGTGCATGCAAGTTATGTCTTGTCGGAGTTGATAGCTAAACACTCGAAACCTTTTACCGAAGGTGATTTCATCAAGGAATGTCTAATTAAAGCTGCAGAAATTGTTTGTCCTGCAAGTGTGAAGGCTTTTCAAGTTATCTCTTTGTCTCGAAATACAGTAGCGGAAAGAGTTACGGATTTGGCCGGCAATATAAGTGATCAGATCAAAGCAAAATCATCTAGTTTTGAAGCTTTTTCCATTGCCTGTGACGAGAGTACGGACATTGGGGGCGTAGCTCAATTAGCTGTGTTTCTTCGTCCTTGTGACACGGATTTCAAAATTTTTGAGGAATTATTGGAACTAGTACCGATGCGTGACACTACTACAGGACAAGATATATTTGATTGTGTTTATGAACTTCTGCAAAAATACAATCTACCTCTGTCAAAAATAACTTCTGTAGCTACAGATGGAGCTCCTTCAATGACCGGAAAAACCAACGGTTTCGTGGCATTACTGCGAAAAAAACAAAGTGAAATTTATGAAGGATCCAAGATTCATCATACGCATTGCATTATACATCAAGAAGTATTATGCACGAAGGTAATAAACATGGAAAATGTGTTGACATCTATCAAAAAAATTATCAATTTCATAAGATCTCGAGGCTTAAATCAGCGACAGTTCTCTGCTTTCTTAAGTGAATTAGACAGCGAATATTCAGGTTTGTCCTACTATACCGAGGTACGTTGGCTATCCTGCTCCAAGGTTCTTAAACAATTCTGGGACTTGAAAGAAGAAATATGTCAGTTTTTAATAACTAAAAATCAAGACACAAGCTTGTTTTCTGATCTAGTATGGTTGCAAGATTTATCCTTCATGGTTGATATAACAAAACACTTATACGATTTAAATTTAAGACTGCAAGGAAAAGATCAGATCATTACGAACATGTGTGACCAAGTTAAAACATTCAAATGTAAGCTAGTTGTTTGGGAAAAGCAGTTGAAAAATGAAGATTTAACGCACTTTCCGACATGCAACATGAACAAATCAAGTTTGGATAAAACTGCATCGTATCAAAGATACGCAGAAAAACTTTTAAGCCTTAGAACTGAATTTGAAAGAAGGTTTGCAGATTTTAATTCTTTGGAAGACAAGTTTTATTTGTTTTCTTCGATTTTCTCAATAAATATAGAATCAGTACCTAATCATATGCAAATGGAGGTGATTGAGATCCAGTGTGATTCTGTTTTGAAGGCAAAATACAGTGAAGTTGGCGTGCCTGAATTTTACAAATATTTGCCAGCCATGTTTGAAAATACTCGAAAATTCGCGTATGAAATTATTTCCATGTTTGGAAGTACTTATCGGTGCTTATCGGTGCGAGCAGTTATTTTCACTTATGAAAGGAAATAA